ATCGTACTTTCACTTGGCTCTTGTAAGCTGATGCCTAACATCTGCGGCTTGCTTGGAGCTAAATATAAGAAGACACAAAGGTGAAAGTCAATTGCACCccttttgttagtttttttgttAGTTATTTCTTGTTTTGGAAGTGATCAATGGGGAAAAGAAacagataccgtaaaattccggaaataacccctccatatataagcccctccaaatataagccctccaaaCCTGTACCGCAAAAAAACCTCCGTTATATCGCCACTCCGAGTATAAGTCTCCGCGGGGACTTGTACTTGGAggttgccctcaaatacaaagtaaaaaagcaaaaacggtaaatttccctCCCACTATAAGCCATAGGCAAATCGATTTTTAAACGCAAACTTCCCTctgtacataagcccctccgaatataagcccctccaaaaataagcccctcaaaaagggcctttgaatcATATAAGCCCCgtggcttatttttggaattctaCCGTACTTGTTGAAAGAACAAAGTGAACTAAAACAAGTTTAAGTTAAGGAGTATACAAACCATCTTCTAGCGTCCGAACTTGCTTTTCAGGACCTGGTGGACCAAGAAAGTCGCCATTACTGATTGCGATTCTAATGAAATATACTGTCCTTTTCTTCAGGTTCTGTAAGGTCTTATCGGTTGATGAGTCACTGACATTGACTGTTGTCCATAAAGATTTCCCTTCTTCCTTGTATTCAATGCTGTACCCTCTAAGGGGCCCGTTTAAATTGGCGATGCTTGGTGTCTGCAACATGAACTTGACTAAATAAGTGTTCAAGTAATACATCGTTAAATAAATGCTTCTGGTACCTTTTTAGGAGCTTGACGGTGCATAACGTTTAATATTATTTCTATCATGTTGCATTAATTCCTTTGGTCATAattcaagaacaaaaaacaaaggattgtgcaccgtTACAAACCTCCCAACATAACCTGCAGCACTTTCATGTTTATCTTCGATGTTTGCCAGCTTTCATAACAAGTCTCCTTTCCCCATTATCTATGTTTATGTTCAAACCTTTTAACAGTGAATGCCATGAAACTTTAAGATCTGACAATGATAAATTTGCGGGATTGACGCAGACAAGTTCAAGGCTACACTTTTTTCCGTTGTTTACACAAAGTAGTGAACATGAATGAACAAAGATGGCACTGGTTACACAGCTTCTCCTGTTTGAGGAAACCAGATTCGTACACAGTCGCCATTTATGAGTTTCGGGATAAGAGAAGATGGAGGCGTagagggtgggggaggggggggggggggtgaagagGTTGGAGGGGGAGGGCGAGGAGAAGATCCGTGCACCTCAATAGCGACTGGGTAATAGTCTTTGGAGAGGCATGGAAATAATAGGCAACCCTCTTGAGAAACGAAGTACTTATGGACAAGAACGagtttttgttaaaataaatcCGATGTTTACCTGCCATTTCACATGAATTGACTGTGAAGAAGGACTTGTCACACTCACGATCTGGACATCGACTTCAGGCTCTAAAAAGAGAAAGTGACAAGTTAAGTTAAGATTGATTTATCCTCAATCAGAATAGTTCTATCCTATGACCGGACACCTGATTACTACATGAAAATCACTGAATGAGTTTGCTTGCACAACTTTATCTGTCGCAGTTCCTCagatttttcaaaatgaaaatatcGATGAGATGATAGCAGAAGTAGTTAATATTTCATTACCCGACTGACTGGGGCCGCTAAAACGATGTGGCGATGATTTTGGACTGAAGAACTTATTATATTAAATTATTGTTCTTAGCACTGCATCTAAATTGCATCAACACTTACTGGCAGTTTTTGTTGTGAAATTCTGGAAATTACTCCACAGACTCTTTCCTAAGACACTGTCGGCTATCAACCTAACACTGTAGGCTGTGTATGGCTTGAGGTTGTTAATCCGTTTACTTAATACAAGTCCCAAAGGTATATCGCGTGTAGAAGTACTATTTCGATACTCAAGATTGTAGGCAGTTACAGGCATTTCATCCGCTCCAGGATTATACGACCATGTGACTAATGTTGATCTTGCTTTAACGTCACTTGGATTAACTTGAACAACTGGCTTGCCTAGTTtctctgaaaacaacaaaaatgtgcCTCATAATGAGCCTTACTTATAAGGTTATCTAGAACCCAGCACTTAAACCGTTGAGCAAGTGACAAAATCAACGAATAAACAAACGCGTTAAAAATACGTTACCCACTTAGAATACGTTAAAGGTTGAGGTATTTTTTAGAAAGTACTTCCTTGTTCATCTAGTACCGTTTGCAGTCATGTATTGTTGGAATGCAATATTTTCGTGTCCTTATAAAGAACTTCAATTATGTTAGTTATTGAAAACTGCGTCATCCCGtatattaaattaattttcacaTTCACGATAACGAGCAAAAAGGCGTTCCAAGGTACGCACAAATTTTTGCTTACTTAAGGACACTATAACATTTGCAGTGGTCAGATGACTGCCTTGTATTCCAGAAAGTGATGCAGAGCATTGGTAGGTTGAATTACACTGGACTCCACTGGCTGAAGTGAGCTTTCTTGCGCAAGAGTTACTGTAGATATTACTGGCATTGTTGTATGGTATGGTAAGAGAGGGGGTTGTGTCAGACAGCCCCGCTCCATCTTTGCTCCAACTATACCCAGAGGGTTGTCGAGGGCTGTAACTAGCCACACAGGTCAGGGTCACAGATTGACTAGTGTTGGCTATCAGACCAACATCATCAAGATCAACGTTTAACGGCAACGAAACTTGGTCTGAAAGAGACAAGCAAATATTTAATGAAAAGACGACAAGAAATAACCTAGGCAAACTTATCAAATACAACATCTCAATTTTACACTCCATTAGGTTCATTGAATCTGATTCGTTGAAAGCAGTAATGCAGTTTCAAGATCGAGCCGGGGTTTTGAGTGTGTGGGGTTTATGCGGGGGGAGGGAGGCGAGAAAGTATATTTGATACAAATCCAAGATATATGGTGGCCGCCCGTAATGCAGAGCGGTCGatcggaaaaatagaggactgtaaACAGCCTATAAGTAAACAGAGTACAAAAACGAGGAAATATAATTCAATTATCAGTGAATGAAGCATTGTGATTGGCAAAAATCAATAGAATTGTTTAATAACCAATCAGGTGCCGCAAATCTTTATTGgccactttgaggttgcgcgTGAGACTGGGTTCAGGTGTTGCGTCGATCGAATTGCATTGTGGGGATGTTTAGTGAACGAATGTTGATCCAGTGAATTTTGCCAGTTTGatacttttttgaaaaacacactcGTGTAAATAAATTGCAAATTGAACTCGACGTTGTAGGACAACCTATACAACCACTTTCTACTGGAGAAAAGGTTTGCATTACGATACAAACTTCACTCTTAAATGCAGATTCCGCCGTTTTCGACGACAGCAGTTAGCGTGCAAGTATATGTCTCAATCCCATTTCCTTTGCGCAGGCTAGAAAGTGCTGCATCATACCAAATAGCACTTAAGTACTTATTATGTGGCTAGCGGGCAAAATGAGGCACATTCCTTGTTCTCATTGGTTAACCGTGGAAGCAAGATGGGaaggagcgttgtgtgacgagacaaaaacggctgcgtgcGATACTAAGATTGACAAGATTAAGCTCGTTTGATTATTCAAATTTTTACGCTTAATTTACTTTTTAGCTTAAATTGCTATATAcatttgagtttttcttttcttttttaacattcaGGGCATTGTAACGcaattttgatcatatttgcatggaaaaggcgagttataaatttttaattattattataaattattgacTGTATACGGCAGCACATGTATCccattaattcatttttttataaatCCCCCTGTAACAAATTATACTTACAATCCTTACAGCCAAACAAGTCCATTCTCATACATATTGCATTAGTATATGTTTTGGGAAATATTCTGACATATTGCGCTGCAAACGGGGGAGCAAACCAGTGGACAACAATGGTACTTCTGTCGCTGTTTCCAGTCAAATGCTGAGTGGTAGATCAAGAACAAAGTAAGTGGAGATatacaaataattttatttaaaggACACCACAATCTGTGGTATATTCCCGAACCGGCTGAAGAGGAGCGCTAGAGGTAATGGGAAGGAGgaatttttctgcttttccttcccatcacccctcgCGCTCCCTCCAGTCACGCTTTTCgtgactggggacgagtcagcctAACCGGGGTTGCAAACGTCCGTTCAGGGGCCCGTTCCTCGACTGAAGTTCCAATAATTAACGGACAAACAAGAAAAGTTGTCAAATCTTCTCTGTTTTATCTGTCTACTCATTATGTCCGACTAAAGGTAAGATTTAAACGTTCATTAGTTAAAAGGTtgtgtgattttgtttttactcaCTTGAAGTCTACTTGAAAGTTTCAAAGAGTTATAGATGTGAATGAATCTGCATTGGCTTCTAATATTTAGTACGTTCgatcataggcgtacgggcaattTTCGGCCAggggggggcggtaaaccatttgcccaaaaaattcttgtaagttgcccaaattttacaaaacagtcGAAGAGAAAAGAGGGCCATAcgatgcaacaacataggccgtactggcatatgaaagtggctcgatacagtttttcagggtcaatacctaccaagtttgagcataaactacgtcgccataaacaaacatttggaaacaTTGCCACGGggaccacagttgtattagataaagatgaaaatttgtcatgatctgggttgcaatgacatcggagttgtcaaaGCAACGAactgacgccattacctattacACTTGCAGCATTATTTCTCACTGTGAAATCGTTCTCGATGTTAGCCGTTATCtctagaaaacgaagcgcttttgacatgcaatttcaccttatagcagtttcaatcttttaaaaacgtgtgtgaattATTTGAGAATTAATTCTGGTCAATTGTtacaaagaaggatttgattagtatgtaccatggcgctcttgttagcggttttgtaaacatttcggtctactttaacaaattagtgaataatttAACACGCTTGAtagattttttaataaaattaagattcttctcgtattaaactgagaattagtcagccacttcttcacttTCAGACCCATCGCTGATGCTATCTGCAACACACTGTTCTACTAGcagagatgattctagaaatgAAGTTAGGCAGAAGTTTATTGTAATCAATTCACGATTGGAAATAGCCCATTGCAGTACAGCGCCAAACgatgaaaaaaaatcagcatatgATACCCTTCCCTTATAACCACAAACGTTTCAGGTGCTTGGCAACCACTGTCTCGTGTGtatgtaactggattattacgccgacttcaggttaaaatagaaaatatttatctcttcaaaacactaataaaaaaacatggaaacgtctttaaaaggtggctttgcccaaattttctcttgctgccccaaaaatctgagttgcccaaaattttgggggggctgcagtccccctcgcccccccccccccccccctccggcccgtacgcctatgcgTTCGATAGTCACACACAGTTAATGTACAAATAGGTTCATTGCGGAGCTTCAAATTGCAGGCTGTAATCGGACAGTCGGACTAAAAATTGGTACATTGTTCGACTCCTACAACCTACGTTTTGAAGCCAGAGACTCGTCACCGCTTAcaacaaagctcgcaatatgatACTTTTCTGTCTCAAGCCCGAGGTGAGTGTTTCaccgtatttcgtctcattttggcCACACGGGTAACACTAGACGACGGTAATTGGACGATTGCCAATCTTGAGACCTAGGAATATATGATGCAAATTTACCTGTCCAGCTCCGTAACTAATCCATGTTTTACCATCATATCCATAGCGGATTAAATAGCTTGTCACCCGGTTGTCCCTTTTAGCATCTCCCTGAGTCGCCACGCCTGTGACTGttacaattttatttaaatcagCCTGTAAGTACTGAGGTAGGGATGCTGAAGAGCTGCACCAACTGTCAGTACCATAAAGGCGACTAAAAGCTGCTTGGTGACTACTAAGTTGTGAGGATGCTGTAATTGTAAAATCCCTGGTCGGTTGAAATCGTTCATTCTTAAACGATTCAAAGCAACCtgtaaaaacatcaagaaaaaatatatggcATTTTTATTACGAATTTTATGTACTGTTTAAAAACCGAGCAGTTTCGATTATCAggttttaaacctgataatacagaCTGCGAGTTTCAACgacttcaaaatctctgatatagatccattcattcttgcactaatatttagatttggggttattttggtctaaagtTGGACGTAAAGTTTCCTCCTGAATGCattgaaacactttttaggctaaccagaataattttttagatatctagaaatgtattctaagtagcgctaaaaatttttttttgttcggtCATCCCAGGGCAGCTTGAATCTTtttacaagggcttcagcattatttttgcgaaaattttagctgcaatttaGAGTTTTACGAAGGAGACAATTTTTCTATGCATTGCATTTTTggttccaaaaattttaggtttcctttctctacTAAAAAAAGgcttaacctggggagtgaaatggaaaaaaataaagttcacaAAATCGTAAGGAATATATTAGATAGGCTTCAAAAATtatacatgaatggaacggtcatctaaaAAAATCTAGACAATTTCTgcttttccgaacagatatttcacagaaaacagtcacTGGGAGTTTGCGTATTTGTTTGCAAATGGAGGTAAAAATCTGTGTAATAAAAACTATCCGGATACATGTGGACGGggctaaacctattgcttttttgccgttgtcgTCGCTGCTTAGGCTTCCTACTTACTGCCTGACCAATCTTTGTACTTCTATGCTTATTTCACGTTTTCTTGTTTCCTCTCTGTTGAGTTTTCTCCTTtactttagaaaaaaagtgCTTTAAATAATTAGATTCATTATATTTTGTCCCTCCTCGTTTGTTTCCTTCTTTGTAATTGTCACTAATATGAAGCGGatgcaaatttaaaaaagagttcaaaaactgattaataattcataacgaaaaaacaaaagaaattttaaaagtttaatgAGTGACCTAACGGAGGGATACGTAGCAAATTCGAATCGTAGTcacccgtccacacgaaaacgctaaaacaatggaaatgccATAGCTTTATTATTAAGCATACGTTATGCTAGAAGTATATGgtgtatgacatcatcgtattccGAATTCGAAACagttttcgtccgtccacacgtaaaaGAAAAGCCGAGTAGGTTTTCGAAAatctccactctggagagcgttaTTGAAAAGGTGTGTTTCGTTGACCGTTTTCACTGCATTAGTGAGTGTGGAAGGTAGGCTGAACCGGAGAAAATAAAtatccgttttcaaacaaaaacgaataCATGTGGACGGGCCCttagataagcaaaacaacaactttgcacgtgcattaggtatttttgtacatttctttgacgtcactgcacgactacgacgtgaaactccttaatttcacgtttcgttgagaatctgaacacaagacaaagactttcctttgttttttttttaaactgagatACAGACCTTCAGAACTCAACTCGCGAAATATTCtctaacatttgacaaatttagcGTAATGAAACAACAGCGATGGCGGTCCCGTAAAAAATAGTGTCCCTTATTTGCACTTTCGTgttaaatacattgacactcagaaaaagtgcatttttttaatgctgTGTTTGTCTTTTGAACTGCATGTATTGGGTATGTACTAAGAGACCAACCTTGCTTAGATCCATACACCTCCACCCTTAATGCTTTCCTTCCTTGAAATGTAACTGGATAAAAACGAATAAACTTGGCAGCAAGTGGCTCAGATAGTTCATTTCTTACAATGCTGTTCCTGTCACCATTTCCAGTAAATGTCTAAGagcaaattaacaaaaacttCTATAAAATGCGGATGAAAGACAAATTCGTGCGTTTAGGTGTGATCACCTTTAACCATCTAAATTTTTGTGTAGCAAGGGAGTGGTTGCATGGATGCGTTTTAACTCAGCTGGGAGACGCCATACTGAATTTCAGATGAAGGAGTGTTCTGCGCATGGGTAGAtggaaaaacaactgaaaataattaaaattctcAAACTACTTCGGGTGTTCCGTGTCAAgagagcgaaaatattgaactgTTCCGTGTCCGGTGAAAGTTttcaaccggtcgaaaattcgtctgGTTCTTTTTTAACATAGCCTAAgtctcagtggcggatccagatcTTCCGATATGGGGGACCCCGGCCtccaaaagaattttttttcggcctctcaagcctcagtttggtccaaaaataagggaGGGCAGGCTCCCCGGGcctctcccctggatccgccactgagtcTCACCCTATCCGCTCACAATTAACAGGAGAGaaaaaacatataaacaaaCGATATTTCTGAGGATTACAACTACATTGACGATGACTCCCGCCGGCAGAACAAAAGGCAAAGGATGTTAAAAGGAAAATCACGTCTATGTAAGtttctttcacattttactACTTATTTCCCTAACGTTTCCATTGTAAACAGCAAGAGACCAAGGAAGGAAGGCTGTAGTAACGAGGGGGAAAAGAAAGCAAGGCAGGAGACAGGAAGAAAAGGATAAGACAACTAGAGACGGTGAAGATGGGAGAAGAGAGAGGGAAGCAAATGGAAGGGAGAGAAAGGAACGAAAGCAACTTCGACATGTCAAATCCTAGTTCTCGAGGTTAAGAGATAAACACAGTCCTTTATTACTTAGTGTCTCCACGATTATAATTTCGCTATAAATTCATCTACAGCAAAAAAGGATGTACCTTTTCGGAACCACCCTCAGAGTAAAATGTCCTCCAGACATTATCCAGGGACGTCTTTATCTTGTATGTTTTTGTCCAATCATTAGCATCTGGACTTCCTTGTGTTGCTACTGCACAAACAAGGTAACGAGATCCCAGATCGATCTGGAGGAAAgcattgttgtcattgttggcAGGAATCCAGGCATTGGATCCTTCTAATTGGCCATCAGATGGACTGCGGCCGCTAAGAGATGACGAAGCTGAAAACCTCTGCTTAGAAATATCGTTATTAGCCGACACTCCTACTGGATCAAATGCACAACCTGAGTTTAgggaaaaaaaggaggaaaaaatattttcatgttaTCACTCTTAACGTAATAGATTAGACTCGCAGAACAAATTTATTGCCGCGATTTTGGGTTCCTTcctattttatatatatatataaaaaaa
The genomic region above belongs to Porites lutea chromosome 12, jaPorLute2.1, whole genome shotgun sequence and contains:
- the LOC140921863 gene encoding lactadherin-like, which encodes MTKSVQKGVFPSKLKKAEVVHVYKNDDKPEPGCAFDPVGVSANNDISKQRFSASSSLSGRSPSDGQLEGSNAWIPANNDNNAFLQIDLGSRYLVCAVATQGSPDANDWTKTYKIKTSLDNVWRTFYSEGGSEKTFTGNGDRNSIVRNELSEPLAAKFIRFYPVTFQGRKALRVEVYGSKQGCFESFKNERFQPTRDFTITASSQLSSHQAAFSRLYGTDSWCSSSASLPQYLQADLNKIVTVTGVATQGDAKRDNRVTSYLIRYGYDGKTWISYGAGQHLTGNSDRSTIVVHWFAPPFAAQYVRIFPKTYTNAICMRMDLFGCKDYQVSLPLNVDLDDVGLIANTSQSVTLTCVASYSPRQPSGYSWSKDGAGLSDTTPSLTIPYNNASNIYSNSCARKLTSASGVQCNSTYQCSASLSGIQGSHLTTANVIVSLSKQKFVRTLERLFARYRECEN